One genomic region from Pongo abelii isolate AG06213 chromosome 4, NHGRI_mPonAbe1-v2.0_pri, whole genome shotgun sequence encodes:
- the LMAN2 gene encoding vesicular integral-membrane protein VIP36 isoform X3: MAAEGWICRWGWGRRCLGRPGLPGPGPGPTTPLFLLLLLGSVTADITDGNSEHLKREHSLIKPYQGVGSSSMPLWDFQGSTMLTSQYVRLTPDERSKEGSIWNHQPCFLKDWEMHVHFKVHGTGKKNLHGDGIALWYTRDRLVPGPVFGSKDNFHGLAIFLDTYPNDETTERVFPYISVMVNNGSLSYDHSKDGRWTELAGCTADFRNRDHDTFLAVRYSRGRLTVMTDLEDKNEWKNCIDITGVRLPTGYYFGASAGTGDLSDNHDIISMKLFQLMVEHTPDEESIDWTKIEPSVNFLKSPKE; this comes from the exons ATGGCGGCGGAAGGCTGGATTTGCCGTTGGGGCTGGGGCCGGCGGTGCCTGGGAAGGCCTGGGCTTCCCGGCCCCGGCCCTGGCCCCACTAcacctctctttcttcttttgttgttggGGTCTGTGACTGCGGATATAACTGACGGCAACAGTGAACATCTCAAGCGGGAGCATTCGCTCATTAAGCCCTACCAAG GGGTCGGTTCCAGCTCTATGCCCCTCTGGGACTTCCAGGGCAGCACTATGCTTACGAGCCAGTACGTACGTCTGACCCCTGACGAGCGCAGCAAAGAGGGCTCTATCTGGAACCACCAG CCCTGCTTCCTCAAGGACTGGGAAATGCACGTCCACTTCAAAGTCCACGGCACGGGGAAGAAGAACCTCCATGGAGACGGCATCGCCCTGTGGTACACCCGGGACCGCCTCGTGCCAG GGCCTGTGTTTGGAAGCAAAGATAACTTCCACGGCTTAGCCATCTTCTTGGACACCTACCCCAATGATGAGACCACTGAG CGCGTGTTCCCGTACATCTCGGTGATGGTGAACAATGGCTCCCTGTCCTACGACCACAGCAAGGATGGGCGCTGGACCGAGCTGGCGGGCTGCACGGCTGACTTCCGCAACCGCGATCACGACACCTTCCTGGCTGTGCGCTACTCCCGGGGCCGTCTGACG GTGATGACCGACCTGGAGGACAAGAACGAGTGGAAGAACTGCATTGATATCACGGGAGTGCGCCTGCCCACCGGCTACTACTTCGGGGCCTCCGCCGGCACTGGCGACCTGTCTG ACAATCATGACATCATCTCCATGAAGCTGTTCCAGCTGATGGTGGAGCACACGCCTGACGAGGAGAGCATCGACTGGACCAAGATCGAGCCCAGCGTCAACTTCCTCAAGTCGCCTAAAG AGTGA
- the LMAN2 gene encoding vesicular integral-membrane protein VIP36 isoform X2, whose product MAAEGWICRWGWGRRCLGRPGLPGPGPGPTTPLFLLLLLGSVTADITDGNSEHLKREHSLIKPYQGVGSSSMPLWDFQGSTMLTSQYVRLTPDERSKEGSIWNHQPCFLKDWEMHVHFKVHGTGKKNLHGDGIALWYTRDRLVPGPVFGSKDNFHGLAIFLDTYPNDETTERVFPYISVMVNNGSLSYDHSKDGRWTELAGCTADFRNRDHDTFLAVRYSRGRLTVMTDLEDKNEWKNCIDITGVRLPTGYYFGASAGTGDLSDNHDIISMKLFQLMVEHTPDEESIDWTKIEPSVNFLKSPKAPPFLLPQTTWTTPRGTSAAGP is encoded by the exons ATGGCGGCGGAAGGCTGGATTTGCCGTTGGGGCTGGGGCCGGCGGTGCCTGGGAAGGCCTGGGCTTCCCGGCCCCGGCCCTGGCCCCACTAcacctctctttcttcttttgttgttggGGTCTGTGACTGCGGATATAACTGACGGCAACAGTGAACATCTCAAGCGGGAGCATTCGCTCATTAAGCCCTACCAAG GGGTCGGTTCCAGCTCTATGCCCCTCTGGGACTTCCAGGGCAGCACTATGCTTACGAGCCAGTACGTACGTCTGACCCCTGACGAGCGCAGCAAAGAGGGCTCTATCTGGAACCACCAG CCCTGCTTCCTCAAGGACTGGGAAATGCACGTCCACTTCAAAGTCCACGGCACGGGGAAGAAGAACCTCCATGGAGACGGCATCGCCCTGTGGTACACCCGGGACCGCCTCGTGCCAG GGCCTGTGTTTGGAAGCAAAGATAACTTCCACGGCTTAGCCATCTTCTTGGACACCTACCCCAATGATGAGACCACTGAG CGCGTGTTCCCGTACATCTCGGTGATGGTGAACAATGGCTCCCTGTCCTACGACCACAGCAAGGATGGGCGCTGGACCGAGCTGGCGGGCTGCACGGCTGACTTCCGCAACCGCGATCACGACACCTTCCTGGCTGTGCGCTACTCCCGGGGCCGTCTGACG GTGATGACCGACCTGGAGGACAAGAACGAGTGGAAGAACTGCATTGATATCACGGGAGTGCGCCTGCCCACCGGCTACTACTTCGGGGCCTCCGCCGGCACTGGCGACCTGTCTG ACAATCATGACATCATCTCCATGAAGCTGTTCCAGCTGATGGTGGAGCACACGCCTGACGAGGAGAGCATCGACTGGACCAAGATCGAGCCCAGCGTCAACTTCCTCAAGTCGCCTAAAG CTCCCCCGTTTCTTCTCCCCCAGACAACGTGGACGACCCCACGGGGAACTTCCGCAGCGGGCCCCTGA
- the LMAN2 gene encoding vesicular integral-membrane protein VIP36 isoform X1, whose translation MAAEGWICRWGWGRRCLGRPGLPGPGPGPTTPLFLLLLLGSVTADITDGNSEHLKREHSLIKPYQGVGSSSMPLWDFQGSTMLTSQYVRLTPDERSKEGSIWNHQPCFLKDWEMHVHFKVHGTGKKNLHGDGIALWYTRDRLVPGPVFGSKDNFHGLAIFLDTYPNDETTERVFPYISVMVNNGSLSYDHSKDGRWTELAGCTADFRNRDHDTFLAVRYSRGRLTVMTDLEDKNEWKNCIDITGVRLPTGYYFGASAGTGDLSDNHDIISMKLFQLMVEHTPDEESIDWTKIEPSVNFLKSPKDNVDDPTGNFRSGPLTGWRVFLLLLCALLGIVVCAVVGAVVFQKRQERNKRFY comes from the exons ATGGCGGCGGAAGGCTGGATTTGCCGTTGGGGCTGGGGCCGGCGGTGCCTGGGAAGGCCTGGGCTTCCCGGCCCCGGCCCTGGCCCCACTAcacctctctttcttcttttgttgttggGGTCTGTGACTGCGGATATAACTGACGGCAACAGTGAACATCTCAAGCGGGAGCATTCGCTCATTAAGCCCTACCAAG GGGTCGGTTCCAGCTCTATGCCCCTCTGGGACTTCCAGGGCAGCACTATGCTTACGAGCCAGTACGTACGTCTGACCCCTGACGAGCGCAGCAAAGAGGGCTCTATCTGGAACCACCAG CCCTGCTTCCTCAAGGACTGGGAAATGCACGTCCACTTCAAAGTCCACGGCACGGGGAAGAAGAACCTCCATGGAGACGGCATCGCCCTGTGGTACACCCGGGACCGCCTCGTGCCAG GGCCTGTGTTTGGAAGCAAAGATAACTTCCACGGCTTAGCCATCTTCTTGGACACCTACCCCAATGATGAGACCACTGAG CGCGTGTTCCCGTACATCTCGGTGATGGTGAACAATGGCTCCCTGTCCTACGACCACAGCAAGGATGGGCGCTGGACCGAGCTGGCGGGCTGCACGGCTGACTTCCGCAACCGCGATCACGACACCTTCCTGGCTGTGCGCTACTCCCGGGGCCGTCTGACG GTGATGACCGACCTGGAGGACAAGAACGAGTGGAAGAACTGCATTGATATCACGGGAGTGCGCCTGCCCACCGGCTACTACTTCGGGGCCTCCGCCGGCACTGGCGACCTGTCTG ACAATCATGACATCATCTCCATGAAGCTGTTCCAGCTGATGGTGGAGCACACGCCTGACGAGGAGAGCATCGACTGGACCAAGATCGAGCCCAGCGTCAACTTCCTCAAGTCGCCTAAAG ACAACGTGGACGACCCCACGGGGAACTTCCGCAGCGGGCCCCTGACGGGGTGGCGGgtcttcctgctgctgctgtgcGCTCTCCTGGGCATCGTTGTCTGCGCCGTGGTGGGGGCCGTGGTGTTCCAGAAGCGGCAGGAGCGGAACAAGCGCTTCTACTGA
- the MXD3 gene encoding max dimerization protein 3: protein MEPVASNIQVLLQAAEFLERREREAEHGYASLCPHRSPGPIHRRKKRPPQAPGAQDSGRSVHNELEKRRRAQLKRCLERLKQQMPLGADCARYTTLSLLRRARMHIQKLEDQEQRARQLKERLRSKQKSLQRQLEQLRGLAGAAERERLRADSLDSSGLSSERSDSDQEELEVDVESLVFGGEAELLRGFVAGQEHSYSHGGGAWL, encoded by the exons ATGGAACCCGTGGCCAGCAACATCCAGGTCCTGCTGCAGGCGGCCGAGTTCCTGGAGCGCcgtgagagag AGGCCGAGCATGGTTATGCGTCCTTGTGCCCGCATCGCAGTCCAGGCCCCATCCACAGGAGGAAGAAGCGACCCCCCCAGGCTCCTGGCGCGCAGGACAGCGGGCG GTCAGTGCACAATGAACTGGAGAAGCGCAG GAGGGCCCAGTTGAAGCGGTGCCTGGAGCGGCTGAAGCAGCAGATGCCTCTGGGGGCCGACTGTGCCAGATACACCACGCTGAGCCTGCTGCGCCGCGCCAGGATGCACATCCAG AAGCTGGAGGATCAGGAGCAGCGGGCCCGACAGCTCAAGGAGAGGCTGCGCAGCAAGCAGAAGAGCCTGCAGCGGCAGCTGGAGCAGCTCCGGGGGCTGGCAGGGGCCGCCGAGCGGGAGCGGCTGCGGGCGGACAGCCTGGACTCCTCAGGCCTCTCCTCTGAGCGCTCAGACTCAGACCAAG AGGAGCTGGAGGTGGATGTGGAGAGCCTGGTGTTTGGGGGTGAGGCCGAGCTGCTGCGGGGCTTCGTCGCCGGCCAGGAGCACAGCTATTCGCACGGCGGCGGCGCCTGGCTATGA